In Miscanthus floridulus cultivar M001 chromosome 5, ASM1932011v1, whole genome shotgun sequence, one genomic interval encodes:
- the LOC136454928 gene encoding protein NRT1/ PTR FAMILY 1.1-like, giving the protein MSVVLMVGKMEIPMASFGVFAILTLTIWVAVYDHVLMWPLSRLTGHACGLNLQQQMGTDLALFAMAMAVATHTECIHRAIAIAQELHNRGHLDKPVNMSTMKLVPQHCLTGLAEGLNLIRQIEFYYSKFPNTMSSIGVSLLALGLGFGAVLGNTIVDAMAPQARG; this is encoded by the coding sequence ATGTCCGTCGTGCTCATGGTGGGCAAGATGGAGATCCCCATGGCCTCCTTCGGCGTCTTCGCCATCCTGACGCTCACCATCTGGGTAGCCGTGTATGACCATGTGCTCATGTGGCCACTATCCCGGCTCACCGGCCACGCGTGTGGGCTGAACCTACAACAGCAGATGGGCACCGACCTCGCGCTcttcgccatggccatggccgtggccacGCACACCGAGTGCATCCACCGAGCTATCGCGATCGCCCAGGAGCTCCACAACCGGGGGCACCTGGACAAACCGGTGAACATGTCGACCATGAAGCTGGTGCCACAACACTGCCTGACGGGGCTCGCCGAGGGCCTGAACCTGATCAGACAGATCGAGTTCTACTACTCTAAGTTTCCCAATACCATGTCCAGCATCGGGGTGTCACTGCTCGCTCTTGGCCTTGGGTTCGGCGCCGTGCTGGGCAACACCATCGTCGACGCCATGGCCCCACAGGCACGCGGGTGA